The genomic region AAAACACATTACTGTTATCAACGGATATTATGGAAAAATTGATTTATACTTATAATACAGAAGAAACATATACAACTTATTTTAGTAATGTGATATGGGATTATGTGGATGATCCTATGCTAGCAACAGAATCAACAACGACAACGCCCTATTATCCTAACCTTTATTTAGTATCGGTAGAATCAAGTGAGTATATGGAAGAAGTTATTAATGAAGTACAAGAAATGGGGTATATTGCTTACTGGATGTATGGTAATAATGCAACTGTGCTATCTAATTATGAATACTTATTTGTAATGGCAAAAACAATAGGAGTCATATTAGTTATATTTGTAACTGTGCTTTGTGCAATGCAACGATTTATCAAAAATGATAAAGAGAAAAATTTTAATAACTGGCTTTCAACAATTGGTATAAGTAATAAAAAAGAAATCTTTCAAATAAAAGGACAAAAATATATATATGATACGATCATCATAATATTACTTTCAAGTATCGTTCTCTTTTTTATCCAACTGATAGATTATAGTACAAGCTATCACTCTATATACTATGTACTAATCGGATATGTGTTTATTGTTATCATTTCAATATTCATTGAATGGGTTATACCAATGCTATGGGAGGTTACTTATGATAGAAATAAATAATCTAACTTTACAATATGACAAAGTATTATTAGATAAACAACGTTTAGAAATAAAAGAAAAAAGTATCACGCTTATACATGGACCAAGTGGGTGTGGTAAAACTACATTGCTCTATTATCTTGGCTTATTCTATGATTTAGAAAATGATTATATTTATCATGGAAAGAATATAAGCAAAGAAAGTGAAGAATTTAAAGCGAATCTTAGAAAGAAGGAATTTGGTTTTTTGTTTCAAAATTATATTCTATTTGATGAATATTCCATTTATGAAAATTTTGAATACTTTGCAAGATTAACGAATAGCTCAATTAGTGAAGATAAGGCAAGAGTACTATTACAACAAGTACGGGTAGATGAAGATATTCATCGTAACTTATATACTTTATCAGGTGGTCAAAAACAAAGAGTAGCATTAGCTTGTTTACTTATAAAAGATCCTAAGGTTTTATTGTTGGATGAACCAACAAGTGCGCTAGATAAAGAAAATAGTGTAATTATCTTAGAAATACTAGAACAATTAAAAAAAGATAAAACAATAGTTATTGTAAGCCATGATCAAATGATTAAAGAGTATAGTGATGAAATAATCTGTTTTGAAAACAAAAAATTAGTGGTACAAAAATACACAAAGAAAACAAATAGTTCTAATGAAATACCTATAAAAACAACGTTAAATAAGTCATTTTATACTTTTTATAATAAAAAGTATAAATCAAAAAAGAAGAATAATTTTAAAATAATTTGCTTTGCAATTGCCATGTTATTATTAACTAGTGTGGGTGTATTCAATATAACGAATAGTTATATTGATTCATTAAAACAAGATAATGTTTCATCCTCTAATTTGGCACAAGTTTATATACAAGAAACTATGGATGTAATGGATTATGATATTTATAAAAGTTATCCATATTATGAAGTATCTATTGAACTATTAGGAAATATGTATCCAGTTTTACCAATCTATCCAGAAACAAATCAAACATCATCTAATTGGATGACAATTGATTATATTCCAGAACTAGAGTTTTCAATTAGTTTTGATTTGTTTTATCTAATTGAATATGTGTATGTTCCAACCACATCTATATCTACAAACTTATATAGTATCTCTGATTCTAGTGGCTTTAACTATGCATATACAAATATACTATTAAATGGATATCAGTATGGCTATACTGATTCAACTTATTTTGTTACTTTGCCATATGATTATATAGAATCTAGTCTGTCAGATAACGAAAAAGGAATGACTTTATTCTTTGATGATTATGATTCCTTAACTTTCTTTATAGAAGAAAATCAAGATAAAGTAGTAGATATATCATTTAATCAATTAGATGAGGTTATTGAAACTATTCAACTTTTTTCAACTTTAAAATATGTATTTGTTTTAATGACTTTGGTATTAGGTGAAGCTGCCTTGTTCTATTTATATAAAACATATATTAAAAATAGATATGAAGAATTAGCTTTATTGAAAGCAATAGGTTTATCAAATAAAGAAGTAAACTATTTGTTATTAGAAGAACTACAGTTACCCATTCTTATTAGTTTTATAACTATTAGTATCGTTCAATTATTAATGAGAGATATTTATGCTGTATTATTCTTGTTTTTTATTAGTATCGGATTAGAAATAATGATTAGTTTGATATTACATTATTATGTAAAAAAAATAAATCCAGTAAAAGTTTTCAGGACATAAAAGTGTATGTTATTTTATAAAAAATTCTAAACAAGAAGTAATGTAATCATGGTAAGAGGAGGGATAATGAATTACAATTTTGGAATCATAAGTGAATTAAGTTTGTTTATTCTATTTAAGAAAGGAATCCATAACAGGATAAAGGAAAAGAATAATGAAATTAATTGTTGGTAATAAGAGTGATTCGCACTGGGGTATTGATGGTGATTATATAAAAATATATAAACCAGTTTATCTTGGTAATAAAGAAAAAGTAAGTGAAGAGTTTTCAATTTATAGCATTCAATATATTGAAATGTATTGGAAGAAAACACAAATGACAGGGACTGTTACTGGGCAATTAGCACATATTGCATTTTTTAAATTTGTGAGTGATACAAAAAATTATGAATTTCCTTGTAATACCGGGGTAAGTAGAAAAGAATTGTTAGAAGCAATAGAGTATTTTCAAAGAATGAATATTGAAATAAGGGATGAGTATCATTTAATAGCTGGGTTTAAAGATCCAAACATAGGAATGTGGGAGTATATTGATAAAATAACGAAAGATGATAAGAATTAAACAATATGTATCTATTTGTTATTTAAATTAGGAAGTTTTGACTATAAATAAGATGGGAGAGATGCTAAGTGAAGACTTTTGGATTATCATCAAAAATATTAAAACGGGAATATAAAAGTGGTATTGTTTATGGAGCAGCATTAACAGTTTGTATTATTTCTAATTTGTTATTTATTAATATATTGGGATAAGAAATATTTCTATACACTTCTTTTACTTGATTTAGGAACAATTTTCTATATCGTTTATTTCTTAGCTCCTGTAGCCTATTCATTGCAACTGATTCTTGTTCATGTCCCATTCTTTTTAAAGAATGAGCGTAATGATAAGATAAATAATAAACTGTTCAACTTTAATAGAAAGAAAAAGTCTAATAAAATATAAGTAACTAGGTTGTTATATTTAAAAAACATAATATTCTAAAAAGAAATGACCCTAAAGTTAGAATAAAATCTAATAAGTAAAAGTCGGTTTTTTAGTTAAGTAAAAAATATTTTAAACTAGACATAGTGTGTCATGTTTGTTGTGCTATACTACTCACACGGCTAACCCATCCTATCACTTATTAAAAAAGTGATAGGATAATCTTTTATCAACCTAAAAAGTTGAATAGAGAATGTTACATGTAGTAGATAGAAATAGGAGAAGGTTTATGGATTTTACAATACAATATTATGATGTTTTTCCTACAATAATGTACATAGTTTGGGGCATTATTTATGAATATACACAAAAGAAACAATTTGTTAAATTGTTTGGAGATTTACAGCTATTTAAAAAGAATAGTATAAAGAAAATTATGCAGTGGATTATTTTTAGTGTTATTTTATATATTATATCTAGGATATCAATAGTCTTAACAGCTTGTATATTTGGTTCTATCTCTTATGAATTATTATTTCATAATGATGGTGAACCAGGATATTTCTTTGGTATAGGAGATGAAAAAGAGATTAGTAATGCATCAATAAAAGAACATATAACTAATATCTCTAGATTATTTATACCATTTATACCTCTTTGGATATTATTAATTATAACAATGATCATTGTAAGGAAACAAAAAACATTTGTTGTTTTGATACTCATTGCAATGTATTTTCTATACTTTGAAAATATCAAGGAAGCTCTTTTTCGTAGTGGCTTATTTAATTTATTATAGTGTTCGATACAAGAGAACAGTAAATAGTCAGGTATCCAATTAACAAATTAAAATGTATAATGTGTCAATTATGTCTATTGTATGTCGCTAAATACATAAATATATATTTAGTTTCAGGTAAATACTATGGACTTATCAAATGCATCGAACAAAAAGCACATACACAGTAGGGAATACAAAACAATACGGGTATAGGTATGCAAATAATGGTCTTAACTATAAAGTTTGTACACCGCAAACAACTGTAAGTCTTCAAAAAAATAATAATTCAAAAGGTAATTGGTGGGTTACACAAAAACCGTTTTAGAGATTTGGATAGAGAAATATAATATTTTGATAATGAAGGAGAAATTAAAATGGAAGCAGGATTTCTAATTAGTGCAACATTAGTTGCACTAGTAATAAGTTTTATTGAGTTTAAGATTATGAAGGAACAAGGTTCTACATTAGTTATTAGTGCATTTTTTGTCACTGTTTATACTAATTTACCAAAATATCTTGGGATAGATGAAACTATAACATTGTATTGTGTACTGATACTTGGAATTAATGCGGTAATGAACATGATTATCTATCATCACAGGAGAAATCGAAGTATACAAAACGGAACCAGTGATGAAGAAATAATAAAGACTTTTGGCGTGGATAATAATCGTTATCTCATTATTATGAAGCTCGTATGGATTGTGATTTTTATTCATTTGATTACAGTAATGTATGAAGGAAGTGAAACTTTAAGATATATATTTGTGATAATTATGCTATCAAGTATGATAATTAGAGAATTGATGCTTAAAAACAAATATTTGTATATGTTAGTTATAGAGGATGTAGCAATGGTGATTTATATAGTTTACTTCTTAGCGCCTACAGGAGAGTTGGCTCCAGTAGCAATTTCTATTCAATTAATCTTAGCGCATATTCCATTCTTTTTTACAGACGAATTAAATGATAAGATAAATAGTAAGTTATTAAATTTCAGTAAAAAAAGAAAGTGAATGATAATTAAGTGTGCAAGATTTATTATGGTAATGAAGTTGTGAAGTGTGTCAAGTTATTTTTTACTGCTTAAGTCGTAGAATAATATAAAGTTATTAGCATCTTTAACTAGGATTAGTTTCTGTCTAAACAGGAGCCAATCCTTTTTATGTTCCTAATAATTAGGACAATGCACACCTATCTTATCTTACTCATATAGTAAGTGAGGAGATAGGAAATGTTAGTATTGTTAATTAGCGGACATGGTGCAGGCACTTGACCCTAGTTCTAAAATTATCTAGAAAACCTCTGTTTTATATAGAAAAAACAGTATTTTAACATACATAAAAACAGTCTGTTTTATAGGATTTATATGAATGAAAAAAATATTTGCTATGAAGGCTATGAAGTATAGGGTATCTTAGCTGTAGATGATAATATCTTTGAATATATGTCATTGATTACCTTAAAAATTATAAAATAAATATTTTTAATAAACTAGACAAGAGGTGTCGTGTTTACCTTGATATACTGTATTTATAGAATTTAATGAATCTCTTACATAATATTAAATTAAAAGCTTCATTTTGAGTCTTGCAGTAAGCTCATCGTCAGGCTAATTGTGATAAGTTAAGAAAGCCTTTAAATTACTTGTCAAGAAAGGCGTGTAATAAAAAATAGAAAGTAGTAATGTAAATTGACGAATGGGTCAGTGTCTATTTTTCATATAAACAAAAAATGCCAAAAATTAACCTAATCTTTGAGATGGGGATCAGCCAAATTATATATAAATTTCAATATTGTATTGATTAGATTAAAGTGTATGGATTTATCAAAAATTGTTGGTATGCTTACAAAGCATGTTCAATATCATTGGTTAATGAAACACTTTATACTTAATGGAAGGAAACTTAAATAATGAAAACAAAAATGATATTTTTTATTCTTTTGTTTGGGTTGTTGATATCGAACATTAGTATGTTACCGACAAATGCTCGTTGTTTCGATAGTGACTTTGTATTTGATGAAGAATATACAGTAACAGATGCACTATACGATTATCAAAGTGGGGATTTACAACCTAGATATAATACAATTAGTAAAGAAGATATTGAGATAGGAATTAGTGGTTTACATAATCTAAATACTTCGAGTAGTTCACGTATAGGCGGGTATACCTGGAAAATGATAAGAATGTCTACTCATTCTAGCTACGGTATTCTTAGAGGTAATTGTTTTAAAAAAGTGGAAGCGGGTGTAACAACTTCAAAGTCTGTTAATGCATCTTTTTCTATTAGTGGAAAAATAAAGGGAGTTGAATTAACTGGATCTTTCAACTTCTCGACGTCATTTACCTATAATGGTCCCAATGGAACAGAATCAGTTGGACACAAAAAAGCAACTCATAGATTATATTCTAGTATTGCTTATGGTAAAATTATGAAGTATGACTATGTTTACAAGGATAAGTATACTGGCCATATAGCTAAAACAAAAACAGAATATTATATTACAAATCAATCAGTTCAAAAGTACAGCAATTTAGTTTATATTAATCCAACAGATCTTAGTTTAATAGTGAGAAGTAGTGGAAGTAGTAACATAGAAAGTCATAAAAGTGAAGACAGTTTTACAAGCAAAATTAATTCAACATCTCCAGCCAAGTATATTGACTTTTAAATGAAAAGAATAGATTTTTATTTTGTTACTTCACTTATTTCATTTATTCTGTGCTTGGGTTTCACAAATAATATAATTACTAGTATTTCAGGATATTTTTACTTTTTGATTAATGAACCAGACATTTTCATGTTACTATCAGCAGTATTTTTATTCTTCGCTGTAGCCGGGTTATTTAAAATTATTGTTGATAAAAGAAAATATGTTTCAAAAAAAACAAATAACAATAACTAATCAATTGTGAGACTGTAGAAATAAAGTTTACACTTCCTAAGTGTGCCAGGCATGGTATACATCTAAGTGGTGAAAGTCCACCGTGGGGGAATAGTCGCCAACCACTAGTCGAAGTCAAGGGTGTCCATCGTGAGGCGGAATCTGAAGGAAGAATTAGACAAAACTCTGGTCTTAGGAACACGAACTATATCAGGCAGGAGATAAGAGACAAGTGTGCTTAACAACACAAAATCTAACAGACTATGAAGTACTTATCTAATGTAAATATGGAAGATATATGGAGGGAAAGATGTATAGCCTTACCCTGGGAGGTCTCACAAGCGAGAAAGTAGTAACAACGAATTGTGAGAAGTCAGCCGAGGTCGTAGTAGTGAGGAAGTACCTGTAATGGGTATGGAGCAAAGGACTGAACAGATTTATCAGTTAAAGAACTGTCAAATTGCACCGGTATGTGTAACTCGAGGACAAGAGTGAAACTAGAATAGTGAGTAAACAAGAACGGAGGAAAGCTATAAGTCAACATACAGGAAACGAAAGGAAGGGAAGTAACGAAATATGGAAACAGAAAGAAATGAATTACTTAATCAACTGCTTAGTGAAGAAAATATGATAGAAGCATATAAGCAAGTCAAACGAAATAGAGGAGCTAGTGGAATAGATGGTATGGAAGTAACTGAGTTAAAGGAATACCTAGAAGAACACGGCGAAGAAATTAAAGAAGAGATAAGGACAAGGAGATATAAACCTAGTCCGGTAAGAAGGGTAGAAATACCAAAAGAGAATGGTGGAGTAAGATTACTTGGAATACCAACAGTAAAAGATAGAATGGTACAACAAATGATAGTGCAAGTATTAACACCAATCTATGAACCGATATTTAGTGAACATAGCTATGGGTTCAGACCGGGTAGAAACTGTGAAATGGCAATCATAAAAGTATTAGAGCACATGAATGAAGGATTGCATTGGATAGTAGATATTGACTTAGAGAAATTCTTTGATAATGTTCACCATGATAAACTAATTCGACTAGTGAGTCAACAGGTAAAAGATGGTGATGTAATATCCCTAATTAGAAAATTCCTAAGAAGTGGAATCATGATTGATGACGAATATAAAGAATCAACAATCGGAACGCCACAGGGCGGAAATCTTAGTCCATTATTATCAAATATTATGCTTGATGTGTTGGATAAGGAATTAGAGGCAAGAGGACTTAATTTCGTAAGATATGCAGATGATGGTGCGCCACGAAAGTGTGCGTGAGTAACAAGAATTACTCAAGTATAACTAAGCTATACAAATGATGGTGGAAGACCCACCGAAATCGCCATGCAGGTGGAGGTTTCAAACTACCTTAAGGTGCTGTAGACAAAAGCTATGGTATTGAGCGTTAAGGAAAAGGCAGTGTAAAACTGTCAAGTATGTGTTATGGAGATGAGAAACCAAGCGAATCACTGATGAAAACATCGAAAGCGTATAGATTCCATCAAAACCAGGGGGTTGTCGTTAACCTGGGATAAGTGTAGAGGAAACCTGTTTACTGACTACACGGTGGGCGGTGTAAAGGTGACATGAACATAACATAGGCGTTTGTATGGAACGTGGGAACCCACGGGCTGATGATAAGGGAGTACTACAAGTGGAAGAACCATAAGTAGAGAGTACCAATGCAGTCATGGGGACAGATTGAATTGTAGTAGTGAAGAAGCTTCTGTAATGGAAGTGGAGCGAAGGGTTCAAGTCATTTAGTTTTGAGAATGAGTCAACTTTGAAAGGAGGAGGAACTTATGCAAGAAACCAAACCGTTTAATATTTCAAAACAAGCATTTGTGAAAGCATTTGAACTAGTGAAAGCAAACAGAGGAACATATGGGATAGATAATATAACTATTGAAA from Tannockella kyphosi harbors:
- a CDS encoding ATP-binding cassette domain-containing protein, with product MIEINNLTLQYDKVLLDKQRLEIKEKSITLIHGPSGCGKTTLLYYLGLFYDLENDYIYHGKNISKESEEFKANLRKKEFGFLFQNYILFDEYSIYENFEYFARLTNSSISEDKARVLLQQVRVDEDIHRNLYTLSGGQKQRVALACLLIKDPKVLLLDEPTSALDKENSVIILEILEQLKKDKTIVIVSHDQMIKEYSDEIICFENKKLVVQKYTKKTNSSNEIPIKTTLNKSFYTFYNKKYKSKKKNNFKIICFAIAMLLLTSVGVFNITNSYIDSLKQDNVSSSNLAQVYIQETMDVMDYDIYKSYPYYEVSIELLGNMYPVLPIYPETNQTSSNWMTIDYIPELEFSISFDLFYLIEYVYVPTTSISTNLYSISDSSGFNYAYTNILLNGYQYGYTDSTYFVTLPYDYIESSLSDNEKGMTLFFDDYDSLTFFIEENQDKVVDISFNQLDEVIETIQLFSTLKYVFVLMTLVLGEAALFYLYKTYIKNRYEELALLKAIGLSNKEVNYLLLEELQLPILISFITISIVQLLMRDIYAVLFLFFISIGLEIMISLILHYYVKKINPVKVFRT
- the ltrA gene encoding group II intron reverse transcriptase/maturase; translated protein: METERNELLNQLLSEENMIEAYKQVKRNRGASGIDGMEVTELKEYLEEHGEEIKEEIRTRRYKPSPVRRVEIPKENGGVRLLGIPTVKDRMVQQMIVQVLTPIYEPIFSEHSYGFRPGRNCEMAIIKVLEHMNEGLHWIVDIDLEKFFDNVHHDKLIRLVSQQVKDGDVISLIRKFLRSGIMIDDEYKESTIGTPQGGNLSPLLSNIMLDVLDKELEARGLNFVRYADDGAPRKCA